Below is a window of Rhizobium jaguaris DNA.
ATCGGGGCGTTCGATTGCGTCGGCAAACCGGCTCCCGGCGAGCCGCGCCCCTTCGGCGATCTGGCGGAAAAGGTGAAGGCAGCGGCTCGTTCGCAGCGGCAATATATCAAGCCAGCCGCCAATCATGCTCCGCCGCCTGCCGTCGCGGATTTCCGTGTCGGCCGCAAGATCGTCGCGATCGGTTCGTCCACCGGCGGCGTCGAAGCATTGATCGCGGTTCTGCAGAAATTTCCGGCCAATTGCCCGCCGACGGTCATCACCCAGCATATGCCGCCGAGCTTCACCCGCAGTTTTGCAGAACGGCTCAATCGTCTCTGCGCGCCGGTCGTGCAGGAAGCGACAGATGGTGCGCGGCTGGAGATCGGCAAGATCTATCTGGCACCTGGCGGTGAACGGCATTTGCAGATCGCCAACGTGTCGGCGCCGCACTGCCGTCTGATCGAGCGTGGGCCGGTCAACGGTCATCGCCCTTCGGTTGACGTGCTCTTCGATTCGGTCGCCGAGCTCGCCGGCCGCAACGCTGTCGGCGTGATCCTGACCGGCATGGGGCGCGACGGCGCCGCCGGCCTTCTGAAGATGCGCCATGCCGGCGCCCGGACCATCGGCCAGAACGAAAAGACCTGCGTGGTCTACGGAATGCCGAGGGTCGCATTCGAACTCGGTGCAGTCGAACAGCAGTTTCCGCTGAACGCCATTGGCGAGGAAATATTGAAAGTAACAGCCGCCCGCAAGGAAGGGAGCGAATAATGTCTCTAGCGGAGAAAATCAAAGTTCTGATCGTCGACGACCAGGTCACCAGCCGTCTCTTGTTGAGCGACGCGCTGACGCAACTGGGCTTCAAGCAGATTACTTCTGCCGGTGATGGTGAGCAGGGCATGAAGATCATGGAGCAGCAGCCGCATCATCTGGTGATCTCCGACTTCAACATGCCGAAGATGGATGGTCTCGGCCTGCTGCAGGCCGTGCGTACCAATCCGACGACGAAGAAAGCTGCCTTTATCATTCTGACGGCGCAGGGCGACCGCGCGCTGGTGACGAAGGCTGCCCAGCTCGGCGCCAACAACGTTCTCGCCAAGCCCTTCACCATTGAGAAGATGAAAGCGGCGATCGAGGCCGTGTTCGGAGCATTGAAATGATCGTCGAGGGTGCTGCCCGTCGCGTGCACATCATTCAGGGTGAGTACAAGGTCATCAGCGACCCGGAGGTGGTGCTGTCGACTATTCTCGGCTCGTGCGTGGCAGCATGCCTGCGCGATCCGATCGCTGGCGTCGGCGGCATGAATCACTTTCTCCTGCCGGGAACGGCTGCTTCGCCGATGAGCGGCGGTGACGCGACACGCTATGGCGTGCATCTGATGGAACTTCTCATCAACGGTCTCTTGAAGCAGGGCGCGCGTCGTGATCGGCTGGAGGCCAAGGTTTTTGGCGGTGCAAAGACGATCGCCACCTTCTCCAATGTCGGCGAGCAGAACGCTGCCTTCGCCATGCAATTCCTGAGGGATGAAGGTATTCCGGTTGTCGGCTCCAGCACCGGCGGCGAGCATGGACGTAAGATCGAATATTGGCCGATCTCCGGCCGTGCCCGGCAATATCCGCTG
It encodes the following:
- the cheB gene encoding protein-glutamate O-methylesterase CheB yields the protein MTAPARVLVVDDSATMRGLITAVLRSDPEVDVIGQAGDAMEARAAIKALNPDVVTLDIEMPNMNGLDFLEKIMTLRPMPVIMVSTMTHRGAEATLAALEIGAFDCVGKPAPGEPRPFGDLAEKVKAAARSQRQYIKPAANHAPPPAVADFRVGRKIVAIGSSTGGVEALIAVLQKFPANCPPTVITQHMPPSFTRSFAERLNRLCAPVVQEATDGARLEIGKIYLAPGGERHLQIANVSAPHCRLIERGPVNGHRPSVDVLFDSVAELAGRNAVGVILTGMGRDGAAGLLKMRHAGARTIGQNEKTCVVYGMPRVAFELGAVEQQFPLNAIGEEILKVTAARKEGSE
- a CDS encoding response regulator is translated as MSLAEKIKVLIVDDQVTSRLLLSDALTQLGFKQITSAGDGEQGMKIMEQQPHHLVISDFNMPKMDGLGLLQAVRTNPTTKKAAFIILTAQGDRALVTKAAQLGANNVLAKPFTIEKMKAAIEAVFGALK
- the cheD gene encoding chemoreceptor glutamine deamidase CheD encodes the protein MIVEGAARRVHIIQGEYKVISDPEVVLSTILGSCVAACLRDPIAGVGGMNHFLLPGTAASPMSGGDATRYGVHLMELLINGLLKQGARRDRLEAKVFGGAKTIATFSNVGEQNAAFAMQFLRDEGIPVVGSSTGGEHGRKIEYWPISGRARQYPLTGAETQKTVALEQRPVAAPKPVDNTIEFF